One Panicum virgatum strain AP13 chromosome 9K, P.virgatum_v5, whole genome shotgun sequence genomic region harbors:
- the LOC120648699 gene encoding uncharacterized protein LOC120648699: MHLIIDVKEQLQDMRDNGWDPLFKRVKEFCDKNEIEVPDMDKEINARGISARRKQKATNMHFYHVEVFLAAIDAILSEMNHRFGEVSSELLVCMACLNPRNSFSNFDVDKLVRLAQIYAMDFDVGDLILLPTQLRSFVSRARRTQDFLGCVELGKVAEIMVKTEMNTSYPLVYRLIKLTLILPVATATVERIFSAMSIVKTDLRNKMGDEWLNDLMICYTEKEIFRSIKNDKIIKRFEDMKDRRMLVPRNNLVISSNAS, from the exons ATGCATTTGATCATAGATGTGAAAGAGCAGTTGCAGGATATGAGGGATAATGGATGGGATCCATTATTCAAAAGAGTGAAAGAATTTTGTGATAAGAATGAGATTGAAGTGCCAGATATGGACAAGGAAATAAATGCTAGAGGGATATCTGCACGTAGAAAGCAAAAGGCAACAAACATGCACTTCTACCATGTTGAGGTTTTCCTTGCTGCCATAGATGCCATTTTGTCCGAGATGAATCATCGATTTGGTGAAGTTAGTTCAGAATTATTAGTATGCATGGCTTGTCttaacccaagaaactcctTCTCTAATTTTGATGTGGATAAGCTTGTGAGACTTGCTCAAATTTATGCTATGGATTTTGATGTTGGTGACCTTATTCTTTTGCCAACTCAACTGAGAAGTTTTGTCAGTCGTGCTAGAAGAACTCAAGATTTTCTTGGATGTGTGGAGCTTGGAAAGGTTGCTGAAATTATGGTCAAGACTGAAATGAACACATCTTATCCATTGGTGTATCGGCTCATTAAGTTAACATTAATTCTTCCGGTGGCAACAGCTACAGTTGAGAGAATATTTTCTGCTATGTCTATTGTAAAGACAGATTTGCGTAACAAAATGGGTGATGAATGGCTCAATGACTTAATGATATGCTACACTGAGAAGGAGATATTTAGAAGCATCAAGAATGACAAAATCATAAAACGGTTTGAAGACATGAAGGACCGGCGTATGTTAGTGCCTCGGAACAATTTAGTG ATTTCTTCTAATGCTTCATGA